A region of the Dreissena polymorpha isolate Duluth1 chromosome 6, UMN_Dpol_1.0, whole genome shotgun sequence genome:
CAATTCCAAATCGAGTTTTTCTACTTGAGACAATGATAAGTGCAAAGTAGGTATACTTATGTAAAATGTTAATGCCGTGCTTGCGGACACCAAGCTGTTACTCTTTCAAGATATGAATGAATGTGCATCCTCCCCATGTCTTCACGGTGGTACATGTTCAGATGGTGTTAACGCTTTCACCTGTTCTTGCTTAGCTGGCTACAGTGGAAGGAATTGTGAAATCAgtaagttttatttgtttgttcattttgttCAACATCTATTGAAATGATCATGACAGACCAATATCAAATTTTCCCAAATGAATGAACTTCGATGTAATTCGTTTTCAATAAATCATTGTACAATTGGGCTCTCCgtcttgtttatgaaaataataacgaGGACATCTgtattaattgtaaatataagTTTGACTAATTTCTTGTTCCTAGAGCCTTCGCGGATGTTtcaaatactcagttttaatttATATGATCTACGTTAAAATCCCCCGTAATCCCCCGTCGGGTTTTCCATTATGTTTCGGACGTTAACGGAAAAATAATCCAATGCTGACGCAACTATACATTTTCCTTCGTTTTCACGTAATATTTGTACACACTGATGTGTGTTCACTTTGTGAGTTTTCGCATATTTACAATTGCAGACTCCAACAAACAGTTGATGTGCTACAGTTGTGAAGACATGTCTAACCTTGAACTTTGTGATACAGTGAAACAATGTGGCGATTGGGAAGTGAGACGTTTGAGTTTATAATTTGTATACTTATTTTACAATACGgtttaaaaacataatattttagaACACTTTGTACAGCGCACCATTGATAATTTTAACTGTATGTATTTGCATCTATGTTAAGAAATGAATATGTATTCAGGTATGTGTGGTAGAGAGAACCCATGTCAAGTACAGGTCGGGATGTGCCAATAGTTCGGTaactttaatgtttaaatattgtaatgtATGCatcaaaaatgtaataaattttcgATCACAATCTGTATTATTTCTCTACATATCCATCCTTCCACAGTAACGTATTATTTGTATATTACATTTTAGtttgcatacatgtattaaaatatatatgtactatgtataccgtatatatatatacattatacatgtGATCGATTGGATTCAGATTTGTTCGACATATTATCCAAGCTCCAGTCACTGTGCAGAATGTTGCAATAACGACTACTGCAATGGTCGTGGATGCGGGGATGAAGGTATGCACTATTGAAACTCATGTTGAAACACACATGTACTtgatttatgaatattttatgcCCATCGTCATCATATAACGGTATGCCAGAAcctgttttgtttaatatttatgtagGTTTAGTCTCAAGACCTGAACGAGGGCCATTGTGCTATGACTGCAATCATGTTCGAACTATTCAGCAATGCACGTCCATTACACCTTGTGATAAACACCAGGTGAGTTTTAAGACGCGCAAGTCTTAAAATTAGTGAAAATAATGCAAGATTATGTATTGTCCTAGTTAGAATTTTATACGTTTTAACGTTTTATTGAacacatacattaaaaacaatatgtttctgATTACATAGATGCACAGATTAATTTCTGTTGAggcaagtttttaaaatgttttatcacATCAAGTGTGTGTACCAGTTTTAATTTTTCGTGATCTTATTATTTTCTCTAGTCATGCAGTATCGAGGAATTTAATTGGCTTGATCACACAAACTTCAAGCTTGGGTGTGTCGATTCACCGGTATGTCGATATAACTATAgtgcataaaaaaaaatatatgttcaatttattaatatttgtatcaatattcaTTGCAGATCACGTATTATACATATTACAAAACTTAAGTAGTTTAAACACCTAGAGCATAGATGATTGAAAGTTTATACTGAGTAAtattaaatagaaatattttattcaaatattttaattagacTATTATACAGTTAAATATCAGTGATCATTGATTCATAGTGAATGCATTTCTAGTGCAGCGCTATTGGGAATGGATTGCAACGTTCTTTGCCACGCTGCAAATACTGTTGTGACCAAGACTTTTGTAACACCGATTGCACACATCACCAGTCCATTGGCATAATTGGTAAGCTACAATATtgcttaaagaaacattatagaGCACCAGATATGTTATTGTTGTGCAAGGcataatttgaaagaaaatgttatatatgaattactttatattaataaaacacatttgtatattcaAACAACAATAACTACAAGAAtattattcagcaataaagcttattCAATCGCATagaataaatacatgttatatgaataaatatacaCAGTATATTCAAGTAATGGTAGATGTAATGATTACACTTTGAAAGTAGAAAATGTATACACTTTACTGTTGTAACACACTTTAGTGTATGTAGCAATGGTATTACAGAAACAAGTGCATACAATGAATAGAGCAGTGGTCTTCATATAAATTCCTGCGTTGTTTATACATGGTTTTGTCTTGGATTCAGAAACATTGTAAGCATTATAATATAACATAGTTTGCGTGCAATAAACATCAGTTGATTGAACGTTTGTATATTCCTATTATACTTGCTATATATGTACTTGTCTATATTagttatgcatgtgtatccatTTTCATGTTACTTGTAGCTTGATTATAAGTACCAATTAAGTGTTTCTCGAAAGcgaattaatatatattaattctTAATTTCAGGGTGACACGATGACCAATCTGGCCAAGCGATGAGAGTCTGTATTGACCATGGTTATACAATGTACAAACATGCatatgaaaaatacatttttagtaTAAATTGGTGTTGAAACTACCCATATTGTTAATATATTCAATTGACCGTGACAAATACCAATCATCTATCAGCTTCTGTTGCACAAACAATAAGTTATACTGCACACTACCGATTTTATAGGAAGACGTCTATTTGTGTATTCATGCGTTAGGCACAAGCATTGATCAAACGGTTGTAGTGCTAATAATTTACGTTGGCTTTCtgatattttttaatcatttcaatgaTATATTAAGCTTGTTTGATATGCTTATACATAATTTATCAATTACTTGATGAATGTGTACTTAATAAATCTTGTTTATATGAAATCATGCGTAAAGAATTCTCTCTAgcaaatatataagtttaccATTGTAGACAGTGCAAATGTATTAAATCTATTGTTTATGAGGGTTGCACATCGAAAACGTGGCGTCTGACACGTTTTGTGAGCTCTGTCCTTATTCTAGCGCAGTGTCGCTCAATTTTGAAACGTAGTATTATAAATCGTTGACTGTATCTGTTTGAATTGTTGAATTGCATTGTTATGAGTAAAACTGTGGGTATGCACAATTTTTTTCTTCATATagacaaaaaacaatatcaaaaccATAATAAAACAGCCGTCTGTGCATCCCCAGTTGTTCGTAATagtttcaaattaatttattttattgtatttatttgtatttgcaacGAGATAAACATACAACTTTGAGATGTCGTTTAACTTGATATCAGGTGTCATCAGCCTTGGTTTTAACAAATGTCGATTTCTCAAAACCTCAATGTCACGATATGACTATTATAGCAAGCTATATAGCTATTTAGGAACATATAACCCTTACTTTGAAGTAAAGGACAAAGACCAAGAGGCAACGCGTATATGAAGTCATTGGACATGTAAGTGATAATATGGTATTAAAATACGATGTGCTGCGTGACAATGGAAACTTATTGCAACTAAAAAGTAGGGAATTTTCGGTGCGgctcagtattttgttttaaacaaagtaTTTCAATACTAATTGAGTTAATTGTGTGCGTTATGCATGTTTCTTTAATATATGTGCATCCTATTAGATTTGAAGCAACCATAATTTAATAGGAAATAGACTAGAGTATTgcataactgacatttaaatatcaattatagtaAAATGAAAATGATGCCTGCATACTGGGAATGCGAGCATCGAACATTCCGAAAGCTCGCCCGCAATAGTATATGCATATTCCTGCCGATTCTTCTTTTGGTTATTTAAATAagacaataaacaatatattgcCCTGGAACACTAATAGTAATGTCCACGTGTTTTCAGCGCTCAAAACAGATATCGAGCAAGCTGTTTCGAATGACTGTCCTGTCGATACAAATCATAGTTTTATTATTTAAGGTTACAGATTTACGTGTACGACGATAAATTGTAAGATTTTACAGAGATATTTGCAATTGTTATCCCTAAATCACAGTATATAAGATGGCCCGTTAGAAACCATCTATCTGAGTTGGCAGCGCTATTTGTGGGTTTGAACATTTTCTATTGCGACGCACAGGAATTTCACCGTGGACCTCTGCCTCGATAAAACAGAGAggtttgtgttaatgtttatcaTAAACATGTAGGCTGTCCTCGTTTTCAGCCTTAAATACTAACTACAAAATATTGTCCTAGCAAAAGGTAGAACAGAACATGTCCAGACCAATGTGATGAACTAGTACGAGCACGTAATTGCAAATTGCTTGATAACGCAGCTAATGTTATAAGATAGCACACACTATTTGCAGCAATAAGGAACATACGTTAGCTAACCACACATAATacgcaaatattaaaataaacagtcTGTCGGAAGTTAAATTTTAGTATTAGTTGTATTATCCATGTTTGAGTGTGGACGAAGTCTAGCACTCATAACATTcgacattatttaaataaacgtGAAATCGGTTTAAATCTTTATTTTAGATTCATGGTAAAATCTGTTCTGACaacgaaaacaaaataaatattctgggTTTCTTTTTCCATTTAATGTAACTTACTGCATTTATATGCTACCTGAATGGTTAAGGATATAAACGCCGCTTGGTCCGTCGGTTCGAACGAAACTTTTCATTGAATCGAGTTCGCCTAGGTCTactacatttttttccaaaattatctTCAGTCCTACTTGAGGTGCATACTCCCGTCCGTCACACGTTCTGTTCCGAtgaggagttattgccctttcatTAATCAAAcacatgttatattattttttgcacgAGCTCTCCGCTCCTTATGATCgaaatttaatgacaatttgtaTGCGCAAACTGAATGTGGTAGGTGAtcgtataatatattttttaatgacgatAGTTGAATCAATATAGTATAACAACTACAGTCTCTTGCATAAGTGAATGAGACTTCATCGAGTGTTTCATTTGACCAGCGTACATATTTAACGTGTTGTAGACACCcagccagagctccagataagaagcgtatctgcgtattttcgcattgaaaattaaaaaaaacgcatttaaaaTCGGCacagtacgtaacaaaacgcaatacaaatcttggtacgtattttgaATCGATTAAAGTGCataaccggtttaaccaataatccagttaagtttttagtgtcagttaacctttgaatcaaaagtaagtcaatcaaaataagcttgtaaaGAAAATGGCGGCCATTCATGTTTTTGGAgcaaaaaagggaccttttaagcTACCAGCGGCTGCTgcgggaatatttttaaagaaagtctgttcatatcgtcattttaaattcattctgtttgtatttaatgatataaataacaaataatacaatttctagattaaacacgccatttactttttaagttttctatggaaatggaaaataccccttaATATTCCTAAATAaactttatggctgaaacaaaggagtaaaaaacgctttgacaataatatcagggggtgataTATCCTTTAGACttaatccttatctggagctcagCACCCTGCTCGTTGCAAAGTTGTTTGTGCCCAGGAAATGTCTGCGAGTGAACGACGTGTTGCCTTCGTAACTGGATCAACCAGCGGGACAGGTCTTGGCATTGCGCACCGGTTAGCGAGTTCCGGTAATGACGTCATAATACACGGTCTATGTCCGCAGAATGTGATCGATGCTGCTATTGAGGAATTGAGACGGCAAGTGATTTTAAAGCTGAAATGAATGCTGatgatttaacaaacaatacgTATATTTAAAGATTTGGTTCGTTTATGATTGTAATTGATGAAGaaacaaaatcatgtttaatttcCCCCAAATAAGTAATATAATCTCCTTTTTTATACTGTTTCAAACTAATCATCATATAGCTGAGGATGAATATAATCACCTTGATCATGGTCGTGATGATCACAATAACGTTGTTTTCTTATCAATCAGCCATGAAGGCGTAAGGATTTCGTTCGTCAGTGCTGACTTCACGCAAGAGGAGGCGATCTCTAACTTGTGTGCTCACATCATCAAACTCCTGAAGGGATAGATATTCTTGTCAACAATGCAGGTACGAACATAagttttgtattatttatgaatCGTATTCAACCACAAAATACCATTGCGCAATTACATAGTACATTAATTCATGCTTGATAAAGAACTAAGAGGTTTGTATGTACGAATATTCTAAATTTGTTTTATGTAAGGATCAGATACTTTGATGGATTGCAATTGATCAATTTCAGTACCCGTCTTGTTCTCATAGGTTTCAACTTTGTCCATCCAGTGGAGAGCTATCCAGTTGCGACCTGGCACAAAATGATGGCCGTCCACCTTACCGCTCCTTTCTTGCTCTCCAAGTTCTTTGTTCCATACATGAAAAAGAAAGGTACATGGCACAAAATGTGTCGCATAGCAACTGAATGtactttgtaaaaataatttcatCGTTCTTATTATTAAATTTTGGCACAATttcgcaaaaaacaacaacaacaacgttttTATCATTTATATGGATAAATCATGCGACTGCCAGAACAAATATTGAGACATTTTCGTGTTGACCTGGCGAAATCTTCAACCATTTGTAAGTGCGCGAATCCATGACTTTACAATATAAGCCTTTACCACATGATATTCATCTGTAACTGTGCATGCGCATTTTTAAACCGCCAGGTACCCTCGCTTACATGAAAGTATTATCACTCGTATCCGCTTAGCATGTAATACTTATTAGTCACATTTAGTATACAATAGCAAAAGGTTAACGCCGCATTTTATATCAGGAGAACCATTGTTGTTATTATCCAGAACACACTCTATAAACATATCATTAATAAAACTGGGATCACAGCACTCGAATGGTCTGTGCAAAACATTGGGCGTTTAAACCGATTTAAGGGCTAGCCGAAATCAACACCAACGATCTGTAAATACGTTTCTTGATAGATCTTCGGTTACACTTACCTGATAATAAATAACGAATCAAAGGAACGTCTGAACCAATTTTAGTAAACTGTACCTCATATGcatacagaaaataaaaacatgactgccaaaaCAAAAGTGACGCGCTAATCGAATATTAAACACATGTCCATCAGTTTAGAAGTTTTGTAAATATCGGACATATAATAATCTCATTATGGcataggtttaaacaaaattaaaatacaaagaaatatgGTACACCTAATAcagatttaatatatttttaaaaatcaggTAAGCGATGTATCGACAGAAAGTTGTCAACTAGCTAGCAAGTTCTAATATATGTTGCAAATTAAGTCCATATTCATAACCGCAATAGCTCCACCACTACCAGACTCTGTACACTGCTTTAAGGGATCTACTTTAGGATTTATCGAGAATGTTCGCCTCTGGTTAGTGTCTCCTACTGCGTTAACATTGCAGCAACTTTTATCAGGTGTGATCACAACACAAATGCAGCAAGATTTGTTATAAGTCAGCTGTTATAAAAGATTATAAATGCGATATTTTATGTGGGCGTAAAATAATGAGTGGAAACTCCCATGGGGGCATACATTTCTTACACTAGACCTATACAAATACATATTGCGTATTCAAGTTACTGACTTAGTGTACAACGCTAAAGATTTCGTTATTTCGTTTCTTAAGCAGATTCTCAGTGTGAGGGACGTTCTCTATTTTGAGGTCAAGGATTGCTTTTACAACTAAATACATACAGGGTCTGTATTGATGTATGATACACGCTGTGGcattaaatgtgtttataaaGCGTTGTCGACGAAGTCACACAACGTTGttaaaattacattttgcaaTTATCGGTGCATACATGcctattacataaataaatacaaagacTGTGTTTGGTTGTACCGCGATTATTTCCAACATTTTATAGTTCTTCAGTTTTGTTTAGTTGTTTCATAAAGCATATTTAAAGCTTTCATCTAAACATTCTAGCTAGGTAAACATTACTTTAGTTTCATTCATAAGTGTGCTTCTCGGTTCAAATTGTTAGAAAATATCGTAAAAATATCTAAAACTACGACGAAATTTATACCATTTCACCAATAAGACAGCGgcatgtttgcatttattttacgTCCACTACTTTGTTACTCGTTCCGAAAACGTAGTATATCGAGGGAACAAGATAACTCACTTGTGTAAACTACTAAGTACCCAAAACCCAACGTGTGGGTACGATTTAGTAATTCGTTTCATATATGAAACAATTAACGAGCATTAACTTGAACAAATAAATAAGCATTGTCTGGAATGAATGTCTCACATGATTGGCAATGTTTTAATACTAGTGTGCTCAGAACGCCATGTTTAAGAATCCATTCATATGCACTGCTCAGaaacatgttaaaatacattttttttcaattttatcaattatatgtatACTGTTTTCCCTCGAAGCATTACGTGTGAAAGCTCGCCACATACTCGAATACATCGTTATTACGTCAtttgaataatatttatatatattaaggaTGGGGTCGTATAGTCAACACGTCCTCTCTCATGGGACTCATAAGTGCGCCCGGGAAAGCACCCTACACTGTTACCAAGTCCAGCCTGATTGCCTTTGCGAAGGTATGTCCACGAGTTAAACAATTATATCATTGTTTGACCTTGTACTGGGCATAACTAAAGCATGCACATAACAACGGAAGTCGATGCAACTATATAATATACTGCACATTAGGCTTTCTGATCGACTAAACGGATTGTCAATAAAACTTTGTCACTTGTTTTAGGGGCTGGCATTGGAAATTGCCAAGCATGGGATCACCTGTAACGCAATATGTCCAGGCTTCGTCGAGACCGACTGAAACTGAACGTTTGCCTAAGTTTCTAGACTCAGTGGTTCAAAATCAAAACGGCCAGATAAAagcattatttttgtttgtttcaccGCATCACCCAATTAAAGTGTATTATGTTAAAGTAACATAATTAAtcgaaatcaacgaatatttcgcaaaaaatTGCGTTAGATAAAGATAACCCATTAAACATTGCTATTTTGTCGCGCTTTAGTTTAACATGACAATTTGAGGTGCGTGAAGTTAGCACTGACATCGACaatcgacattcgaatatcgagATGGGGCGAATAtccagccagctctgacatcaacattcggcaaaagtcccaaTTATCAAGCAAGGGCGAATGTCGAGCGAacactgacatcgacattcggcaaaagtcccgaatatcgagctggggcgaatgtcgagccagctctgacatacACATTCGGCATaagtctcgaatatcgagctgggacgaatgtcgagccagctctgacatagacatttggcaaaagtcccgaatatcgcgctggggcgaatgtcgagccaggtctgacatcgacatttggcactaGTACCGAAAATCGAGCTGGAgaaaatgtcgagccagctctgatgtcgacattcggcactagtctcgaatatcgagctggggcgaatgtggatagagctctgacatcgacattagTCACTTGTCActaatatcgagctggggcgaatgtcgagccagatctgacatcgacattcggcaaaagtcccgaatatcgagctaggaataatgtcgagccagctctggcatcgacattcggcaaatgtTCTGAATATCACGCTTGTGgcaatgtcgagccagctctgacatagacattttgcaaaagtcccgaatatcgagtattggcgaatgtcgagccagctatgACATCGATATTCGACACAAGCCTCGAATATCGAGATAGTGCcgatgtcgagccagctctgacatcgatattcgatACTAACCCCAAATATCGAGCCAGGAAGAATGTCGAGACAGCACTGACATCGACACTctgcaaaagtcccgaatatcgagctggggcgaatgtcgtgaaagctctgatatcgacattcggcacttgtcccgaatatcgagatggggcaaatatcgagccagctctgacatcgacattcggcactagtcccgaatatcgagctggggcgaatgttgaGCCAGTTGTGACATTGACATTCAGTGCTAGTCCCGAATATTGAGATGggtcgaatgtcgagccagctcttacatcgacattcggcaaaagtcctgaAATTTGACCTGGGGCGAAAATCAaaccaggtctgacatcgacattctacaagagtctcgaatatcgagctgtaccgaatgtcgagccagctctgacatcgacattttgcactagtcccgaatatcgagcttgggcgaatgaCGAGCCTGctatgacatcgacatttggtacaagtcccgaatatcgagctagaGCAAATGTCGAGCCAAATCTGATATCGaaattcggcactagtcccgaatatcgaactggggcgaatgtcgagcaagctctcTCATCGACATTCGGCGAAAGTCTCGAATATTGAGCTGGAGCGaaagtcgagccagctctgacatcgacattcggcactagtcccgaatatcgagctttgGCGAATATCGCGCCTGCTCATCGACATTCGACagtagtcccgaatatcgagcttgtgcgagtgtcgagccagctctgacatcgacatttggcactagtcacgaatatcgagctggggcgaatatcgagcTATCTCtcacatcgacattcggcaaaaaaatCGAAAATagagctggagcgaatgtcgagaCAGCTCTCACATCAATATTTGACACTAGTCCTGGTTATCaagctggggcaaatgtcgagacagatctgacatcgacattcggcagtagccccgaatatcgagctgtggCGAATGTCGAGACAGCTCTTACAATGATATTCGGCACTAGTTCCGAATTTTGATGTCGGGCGAATGTCTAGCCAGCACTGACATCAACATTCGGTtttagtcccgaatatcgagctgcggcgaatatcgagccatcttttacatcgacattcggcaaaagttcCGAACATCGATCTGGAGAGCTCTGACATCGAATTTCGGCACCAGTCCTAActatcgagc
Encoded here:
- the LOC127835898 gene encoding D-beta-hydroxybutyrate dehydrogenase-like, with amino-acid sequence MSASERRVAFVTGSTSGTGIDILVNNAGFNFVHPVESYPVATWHKMMAVHLTAPFLLSKFFVPYMKKKGWGRIVNTSSLMGLISAPGKAPYTVTKSSLIAFAKGLALEIAKHGITCNAICPGFVETD